The window AAGTCGCGGATTTGGCGACGGTCAGTTTTGGTCCGGCATTCTGGATGTTCGGTGTATTGGTGGTTCTGGTTATCGTTCAGGACAGTTTTATGTGTAAGTGGTCTGTATGGAACTCTCTGGAACATCCCAAAAGACAGTGACCGCCCGTGAGGCCGGTCTTGTCGCGTGCACCCGTTGCGGGCGTGCCTGGCCGCTGGGAACAGCGGATTGCGGTCGCTGTGGTGCAAAGCTTGTTTCGCGTGATGCGCATAGCCTGCAAAGGGTTTGGGCGCTGTGGATTGTTGGGATGATGTGTTATTTCCCTGCCAACATGTACCCTATGCTGCTTAGCCGTCAGCTGTTTTCGGTAGACGAAAGCACCATCATCGGGGGCGCTGTTGATCTGGCGCATCACGGTGCCTACGGGATTGCGGCCATTATTCTGATTGCCTCTGTGGTAATCCCGCTTGGGAAATTCTGGGCGATCGCGTTTCTGGCTGTCAGCGTCAGGCAGCATCGTGGATTTGCTTCGCATCGTCGCTTGCTGATGTATGAGGTTGTCGAGTATATCGGGCGCTGGTCGATGATTGATATCTTTGTCGTTGCCATTCTGTCGGCGCTGGTGCAACTCAAGGGCCTTGCTACGATCACACCGGGTCCTGCGGCGTTTTTCTTTGCTTTATCGGTGATTTTTACCATGTTGTCTGCTCAGGCATTCGACCCGCGCATGATTTGGGATGCGCAACCCAATGACAACGAGGCTTCAGACAATGGCTAACACTCCTCCTCCCGTCGAGATTTCGACAGTACGCAAAAGCGTGCTTTCCGGAGCTTCCTTCATTTGGATTATCCCGCTTCTGGCGCTTGTGGTCGCCTTTGGCGTTGCATGGCAATCCTACGCCGCGCGCGGACCGGTTATCATCGTGAAGTTTACCGACGGCGCGGGCATTTCCGCGGGTGAAACAAAGCTCAAGTACCGCGACATTGAAGTAGGCGATGTCGAAGAGGTGGGCTTTGGTGAAGGGTTGGACAAGGTCGAAGTGCACATTCGCCTCCACAAGGATGTCGCGGAATATGTCGATGCAAGTTCGGTCTTCTGGATCGTGCAGCCAGAGGTCACTGCGCAAGGTGTCACTGGCCTTAGCACAGTTCTAAGTGGCGTCTATATCGAAGGTTCATGGGATAGTGAGATTGGTCTGCCTTCCAGTACTTTCAAAGGGTCGGATGTGGCACCTTTGATCCAGCCGGGTGAAAGTGGCCTGCAGATCGCTTTCCGGTCCACGGCGAACGGAACGCTGACAGACAATGCACCAATCCTATTTCGCGGTATTCAGGTGGGGCAGGTCGGACGTGCCCAGATTTCGCGTAGTGGTGCCTATGCGATTACCGAAGGTTTGATCTATGAAGAGCACCGCAATCTGATCAGCTCTTCAACGCGCTTCTGGGATACTTCGGGTTTTAGTTTCTCTGTTGGTCCTGCTGGTGCCGAGATCGACTTTTCGTCGCTGGCAACGCTGGTGGGCGGTGGGATAACCTTTGATACCTTCGTTTCAGGCGGTGAGCCTGCCCGCGACGGTGAGGTGTTTCAGGTTTTTGAGAGCAAGGAAGTTGCGCGCAACAGTCTTTTCACCAGTTCGGAAGTAGACCCGCTGCGCATGAGCGTGATCTTCGAAGAGAATATTTCCGGCCTAGCCGTCGGAGCGCCAGTGGAGCTGAGCGGATTCCGGATCGGTTCGGTTGAGAGTTTGTCCGGCATCGTGGACTTCAACCAGTTCGGCGATAGCCGCGTGCGGTTGAATGTGGTCTTGTCGATCCAGCCTGCGCGTCTTGGTCTTCCGGGCGAAGTTTCGGCGGCGGCTGCCTTGGGCCTTTTGCAGGATCGGGTTGCGAATGGTCTGCGCGCCCGACTGGCTTCTGCCAGCCTGCTGACAGGTGGCCTGAAAGTTGAAATGATAGAGGTAGAGGATGCGCCGCCTGCGAGGTTGATTTCGGAGGGGCTTGATCTGCCCGTCATGCCGACCACAAAGAGCGAGACTTCGGATGCCGCTGCAACAGTGGAAGGCGTGTTCACGCGGATCAACAACCTGCCTATCGAAGAACTGCTGAACAGCGCAATAAACGTGATGAATTCGGCGGAGCTGCTGATGTCTAACGGTGACCTGCAAAAGGTGCCGGGCGATGTCAGCACATTGTTGAGTGATATTTCAGGGATTGTGACGTCCGATGATGTGAAGAACATTCCTGTTGCGCTGAATGCGACGCTAACGCGGGTTGAGGGGCTGGTGGCCGAGCTGGAACAGCAACGTATCGCCGAATCCCTTGGTAAAACGCTTACTGCGGCTGCGGATGCAGCAGATGCGGTGACGTCATCGGTCGAAGGTGTGCCGGAGCTGGTGACCGATATTCAAGCTGTCGCGTCTAAGGCCGCATCGCTGGAATTTGATGTTCTCATTCAAGAGCTGACCTCGCTTACGACTTCGGCTGAGGCATTGGTCAGCAGCCCCGAGACGGCGCAGCTTCCTGTGGCGTTGTCTGGCGCATTGGATCAGTTGAATGCCACTTTGCGCGAACTGCGCGAAGGCGGGGCGGTCGAGAATGTGAACCAAACGCTGGCTTCGGCGCGTAATGCTGCAGATAGCATTGCTGTTTCCTCCAAAGATCTGCCGCAGGTGATCGACCGTCTCAATGCGCTTTTTGTGCAAGCGGGTCGCACCATCGAAGGCTACAATCGCGGGGATGAGCTGAGCCGTTCTGTCGAGACAACGCTGCGTGATATCCAACAAGCCGCCAGCGCGCTAGAAAAACTTGCGCGTACCATTGAACGAAATCCAAATTCTCTGCTGCTGGGAAGATAATATGACACTGATCAAACCAATCGCCGCCGCTGCCGCGCTGGCCATCTTGGCCGCTTGTGGCGCGCCGAATCGTATCGCCGTGCAACCACCTGCTATCTCCGAGACTGTGGGGATTGGCTATCGTTCGGTTGAGGTGAAGGACGTGTCGCTGCCCAGTTATGCCTCGGCAGATGAAATCGCTCAACAAGCGCCGGATGGCACGTTGATTACGTCGAAGGTTCTTTGGGCGGATTCGCCGGATCGTGCCATTGGGCTTGAGCTGAGCCGGAATCTTGCACGGCTGACGCGTGCGCGCATTGCGTCGGAGCCGTGGCCGTTCGAGGAAGCGGCTGCAGCCACGTTGGACGTAAGGTTTACCGATCTGGTGGCAGGTACCGACGGGGTATTCCGGGCTACCGGTCAGTATTTCGTCGGCGTCTACCAGGGCCGTGAGCGTTCGGGCGTTTTTGATCTTGCCGTCGCCTATGACCCCAAGGGCGGACCTACTGCTATCGCGCAAGCGCGGGGCCAGATCATACTGGATCTTGCAAAATATCTGGCGCGTGAAGGCCTGCGTTGAGCTGATACCCTTGCGTGAAGGGCGTTAGCGCCCTACATCGCTACCCATGGCTCAGGTAAAATCATCATCAAAGTCGGACCCGAACTATAAGGTCATCGCAGAAAACCGCCGTGCGCGGTTTGATTACGCGATCGAGGATGATGTTGAATGCGGCATCATGCTTGAGGGATCAGAAGTGAAGTCCCTGCGGATGGGCGGCTCCAATATCGCGGAAAGCTATGCTGCGGTTGAGGATGGCGAGCTTTGGTTGGTGAACAGCTATATCGCGCCCTACAAGCAGGCAAAAACCTTTGGCCACGAAGAACGCCGCCGCCGCAAACTGCTGGTTAGCCGTAAGCAATTGGCCGAGATGTGGAATGCGACCCAGCGCAAGGGTATGACCCTTGTCCCGATGGTGATGTATTTCAACCATCGCGGCATGGCGAAGATCAAGATCGGCATCGCCAAGGGTAAAAAACTGCACGATAAGCGCGAAGATGCCGCCAAACGGGATTGGTCGCGGCAGAAGTCGCGTCTGCTGAAAGATCACGGGTAGCGACTGTAGAAAAAAAAACGGGGTCCAGCCCCCGCCTTCGCTTTGGCGAAGACTCCCCCGGGATATTTTCGGCCAAAAGAAATGCGCATCATGGTGCATAGTCTTGCCCCGATTTTGCTGTCGGAGTAGTCAGGGGTGTGCAACCAAGGGGAAGCCACCATGACAGATGATCCAAAAACACTTGTGTCTACCGAATGGTTGGCAAAGCATCTCAAAGATCCCGATCTGCGGGTTATTGATGCGTCCTGGTATTTGCCAACAGAAGAACGCGATCCTAAGGCGGAATATGACGCTGCACATATACCGGGTGCGCGGTTTTTTGATATTGAAGAAATCTCTGACGCGCGGTCGAGTTTGCCGCATATGGCACCTCCGGTAGAGAAGTTCATGTCGCGGATGCGGGCCATGGGTGTGGGCGACGGGCACCAGATCGTCGTTTATGACGGTGCGGGTATTATGTCGGCACCCCGTGTGTGGTGGCTTTTTAAACTTATGGGGCAGGAAAATGTTGCCGTCTTGGATGGCGGTTTTCCAAAATGGCTGGCAGAAGAACGCCCGACCGAAGACATGCCGCCAATTCCACGCGATAGACACATGACCGTCCGTTTTCAGAACCATCTGGTGCGCGACGTCACGCAAGTGGCTCATGCGTCAAAATTAGGCAGCCCCCAAATTGTGGATGCCCGCGCCGCCGCCCGTTTTCGCGGCGAAGCGCCAGAGCCGCGTGAAGGGCTGCGCGCTGGTCACATCCCGAAATCGCGCAACGTGCCATTCGGAACCCTACTCAATGCCGACCAGACGATGAAATCCGTTGATGAGAGCCGCGCCGTTTTCGAGGCCGCAGGGGTGGATATGGGTAAGCCTGTTATCACTTCGTGTGGGTCCGGCGTAACGGCGGCGGTTTTGGCGTTGGCCTTGGAACGACTTGGGCACCATGACTGGGCTCTTTATGATGGATCATGGGCTGAGTGGGGGATGTTCCCGACTGTGCCAATCGCAACCGGAGATGCGTAATGTTTGAGACACTGAAGCAGCAGCCTGCTGATAAAATTCTGGCCTTGATGCAAATGTATAAGGAAGATCCGCGGGACACCAAGATCGACTTGGGTGTTGGCGTGTACAAAGACGCGACTGGCCTCACGCCGGTTATGCGTGCGATCAAGGCTGCAGAGCACCAGCTGTGGGAAACGCAAGATAGCAAGGTTTACACGGGCCTTGCGGGCGATCCTGCATTTGGAGACGCGATGATTGATCTGGTACTGGGCGATGTTGTGCCACGTGCGAATATTGCAGCAGCTGCCACACCCGGTGGCACAGGTGCCTGTCGTCAGGCGTTTGAGTTGATCCAGATGGCGAACCCCGATGCGCGGGTGTTTGTTTCGAACCCGACATGGCCCAATCACATCTCTATGCTCGGGTATCTCGGCGTTGAGGTCGTGCATTATCGGTACTTTGACGAAGAGACGCGCGGCGTTGATTTCGACGGCCTGATTGCGGATCTAAAAACAGCCAAGAAGGGTGATGTGGTTTTGCTGCACGGCTGCTGTCACAATCCTACGGGCGCTAACCTGAATAGTTCCGAATGGGACGAGGTGATCAAAGTGCTGCTGGAAACCGGCGCCACACCGATGATCGACATCGCCTATCAAGGCTTTGGGGACGGCTTGGATGAGGATGCAGCAGCGACGCGCAAAGTGGTCGCTTCGGTCCCCGAGTGTATCATCGCGGCGAGCTGTTCAAAGAACTTCGGCATCTACCGTGAGCGTACGGGGCTGCTGATGGTGGTAAGCGCAGACAGCAGTGCGCAGGCGCTTAATCAGGGGACGCTTGCGTTTCTGAACCGTCAGAACTTTAGTTTTCCGCCGGACCATGGTGCGCGTCTTGTGACGATGATCCTGAATGATCCAGCCTTGCGGGCGGATTGGCAGGCTGAGCTGGAGGAAGTGCGCCAATCCATGCTGGGACTGCGCCAACAGTTGGCGGCCGAATTGCAGCGGCTTTCCGGATCTGACCGGTTCGGGTTTCTTGCGCAGCATCGTGGCATGTTCTCGCGTCTGGGGACGTCGCCCGAGATGGTAGAGGCATTGCGTGTCGAGCATGGCATTTACATGGTGGGCGACAGCCGCATGAATATTGCCGGGCTTAATGCCCAGACTGTTCCAATTCTTGCAAAAGCTATAGTTGATACCGGGGTCTAAACCCGCCCTATCACCTGATATAAAAAGCCCCGCATCATCTGATGCGGGGCTTTTTCGTTGGCGTCGTTATGCGCGGCCCGCCGAGTAAGAGATCGGGGGCCGCGTTGTTCTTGTTACCCGCGTGTGAACTCGGGGTAGGCTTCCATGCCCAGCTCGGATGTGTCGAGACCCATGATCTCGGCTTCTTCGCTGACGCGGATGCCGACCGTTGCCTTCAGGATGAACCAGACTGCACCGGACACCACGAAGGTAAAGATACCTACGACCAAGATGGAGTAGAGCTGTGTGCCGAGGCTTGCGTCGCCGTTGGTCAGAACAACCGCGATGGTGCCCCAGATGCCACAGAAAAGGTGCACAGGGATCGCACCGACAACATCGTCGATTTTCAGCTTGTCGAGGAATGGAACCGCGAAGACTACGATCACGCCGCCGATACCCCCGATCAGTGTCGCCATGCCAAGTGTTGGCGTCAGCGGCTCTGCGGTGATGGACACGAGGCCCGCAAGTGCGCCGTTCAGGATCATTGTCAGGTCAGGCTTTTTGTACAGAACCTGTGTCAGGATAAGGGCTACAACCGCACCACCAGCAGCAGCTGCGTTTGTGTTCGCAAAGATGCGGGATACGTCCGCAATATCGCCTACAGAACCCATCGCCAGCTGTGAGCCGCCGTTAAAGCCGAACCAACCGAGCCACAGGATGAACATACCAAGTGTCGCCAGTGCGAGGTTGGAACCGGGCATTGGGTTTACACGTCCGTCTTTGTACTTGCCGATACGCGGTCCGAGGATCAGCGCGCCTGCCAGAGCAGCCCAGCCGCCTACAGAGTGCACAACAGTGGAGCCCGCGAAGTCAAGGAAGCCCATCTCGTCAAGGAAGCCACCGCCCCATTTCCAGGAAGCCTGCAACGGATAGATGATGCCGGTCAGGATGATCACGAAGATCAGGAAAGGCCACAGTTTAATACGTTCGGCCAAGGCTCCGGATACGATGGAGGCTGTTGCCGCACAGAACATCAGCTGGAAGAAAAAGTCGGAACCGGTGGAGGCGTATTCGCCATCGTCCGCACCGGCCAGATCAACGCCAACTGCTTCCAGAACACCAACGCCGAATACGCCCGACAGAACGCCTTCGACGGACCATGTGCCCAACGGATACATCAGGTTGTAGCCAAACGCCCAGTAAGCAATGGTGGCCAGAGAAAAGAGAGCGACGTTTTTTGTCATCTGCATGGTGACGTTCTTGGAACGCACCAGACCGCCTTCGAGCATGGCAAAGCCTGCCGCCATGAAAAACACCAGAAAACCACCGATCAGGAACAGCAGTGTGTTCATGATCCAGACCATCTCGGCGGTAACTGCCGCCGTTTCGGCATCCTGAGCCAGCGCGAATGTCGGCAGCAAGGCTGCGGCGCCGGCGACTGGAATGAAAGATTTAATATTCATCGTATCGTCCTTTAGGTTACAGAGCGTCTTCGCCGGTTTCGCCAGTGCGCACGCGCACGGCCTGCTCGACATCGAGCACAAAGATCTTGCCGTCGCCGATCTTGCCGGTCTGGGCTGTCTTGCTGATGACTTCGACCATCTGGTCTGCTACGCTGTCTGCGACGACAAGCTCCAGCTTTACCTTTGGAACGAAGTTCACGACGTACTCTGCGCCGCGATAAATTTCTGTATGGCCCGACTGCGCGCCGAACCCTTTGATTTCTGTGACCATCAGCCCGCGTACACCCGCATCGGTCAGCGCTTCGCGGACTTCTTCGAGTTTGAACGGTTTGATCGTGGCAATGATGAGTTTCACCTAATTGTCCCCTCTTGGTTCGCAGGCCATCCTGCTAAATGCAGATGCAGAAAACCGGATTGGGTGGGCGAAAGGGAAGCTGATCTAGGTATCTGGCGGTCCATCTTTCGGTATACATGACTAAAAATTAGGCGGAAATTGAATTGTGCTTAAAAGGTGTGCAGTAATATGAGGCGTTGGAGTGGATCAAATGCTAAACAATCGGGTCAGAGCGGTCTAAGATGCCGCAAAACAGTAGGCGAGCAGGCCAAAATTCATGAGTGATTCACCAAAGCGCAGAAACCCGCTGGTTGCTGACAAGCGATACAGCCGTAAACCGGCCATGGCGTCGTCGAAGTCGGCTGCAAAGCCGAAAGCGAAGGCAAAGAGATCCCGTAAGGCCCCCCGTCAACGTCGTGGTGGTATTCTGGGACTGCTGAGTGCGTTGGTGCGTTGGTTCTTCCGGCTGATCTGGGTGATCTTCTCGCGCATCGTGCTTGTGGGCTTTGCGGTGTTGGCGCTTATTGTCGGCTATTTTTATACAACCCTGCCGCCGGTTGACGATCTTTTGGATGGCCGTGCCAAAGGCTCTGTCACGATGTTGGACAACAACAACGAAGTTTACGCGTGGCGTGGTGACCAGTTTGGTGGCGCGGTGACAGCTGAAAACGTTTCACGCCATCTGAAGAATGCGGTCATCGCGACCGAGGATAAGAGATTCTACAAACATTTCGGGCTCAGTCCGCGCGGTATCGCATCTGCGGTGCGCATCAACCTGAGCGAAGGCCGCGGCCCTCTGTCAGGCCATGGTGGTTCAACAATTACGCAGCAGACGGCTAAGCTGTTGTGTCTGGGGGAACCGTTTGACCCGACGGCTGGCCAGACCGAGGCCGAGTATGAATCCGAGTGTCGCCGCGGATCGCTGAAGCGGAAGGCAAAGGAGGCGGTCTATGCCATGGCAATGGAGGCCAAGTACTCCAAAAACGAGATTCTATCGATCTATCTGAACCGCGCATATATGGGCGGTGGTGCATATGGTGCCGAGGCTGCCTCCCAGCGGTTCTTCGGCAAATCGGCGGCCACCCTGAACCCTGCTGAGGCCGCAACGATTGCTGGTCTGTTGACCGCGCCAAGCACGCTCTCGCCAACGTCAAACCTTGAGCGTTCGCGCAATCGTGCGGCGACTGTGCTGCGTTTGATGAATGAACAGGGCTATCTTTCGGATGAAGAA is drawn from Sulfitobacter sp. S223 and contains these coding sequences:
- the amt gene encoding ammonium transporter, which encodes MNIKSFIPVAGAAALLPTFALAQDAETAAVTAEMVWIMNTLLFLIGGFLVFFMAAGFAMLEGGLVRSKNVTMQMTKNVALFSLATIAYWAFGYNLMYPLGTWSVEGVLSGVFGVGVLEAVGVDLAGADDGEYASTGSDFFFQLMFCAATASIVSGALAERIKLWPFLIFVIILTGIIYPLQASWKWGGGFLDEMGFLDFAGSTVVHSVGGWAALAGALILGPRIGKYKDGRVNPMPGSNLALATLGMFILWLGWFGFNGGSQLAMGSVGDIADVSRIFANTNAAAAGGAVVALILTQVLYKKPDLTMILNGALAGLVSITAEPLTPTLGMATLIGGIGGVIVVFAVPFLDKLKIDDVVGAIPVHLFCGIWGTIAVVLTNGDASLGTQLYSILVVGIFTFVVSGAVWFILKATVGIRVSEEAEIMGLDTSELGMEAYPEFTRG
- a CDS encoding MlaD family protein, translating into MANTPPPVEISTVRKSVLSGASFIWIIPLLALVVAFGVAWQSYAARGPVIIVKFTDGAGISAGETKLKYRDIEVGDVEEVGFGEGLDKVEVHIRLHKDVAEYVDASSVFWIVQPEVTAQGVTGLSTVLSGVYIEGSWDSEIGLPSSTFKGSDVAPLIQPGESGLQIAFRSTANGTLTDNAPILFRGIQVGQVGRAQISRSGAYAITEGLIYEEHRNLISSSTRFWDTSGFSFSVGPAGAEIDFSSLATLVGGGITFDTFVSGGEPARDGEVFQVFESKEVARNSLFTSSEVDPLRMSVIFEENISGLAVGAPVELSGFRIGSVESLSGIVDFNQFGDSRVRLNVVLSIQPARLGLPGEVSAAAALGLLQDRVANGLRARLASASLLTGGLKVEMIEVEDAPPARLISEGLDLPVMPTTKSETSDAAATVEGVFTRINNLPIEELLNSAINVMNSAELLMSNGDLQKVPGDVSTLLSDISGIVTSDDVKNIPVALNATLTRVEGLVAELEQQRIAESLGKTLTAAADAADAVTSSVEGVPELVTDIQAVASKAASLEFDVLIQELTSLTTSAEALVSSPETAQLPVALSGALDQLNATLRELREGGAVENVNQTLASARNAADSIAVSSKDLPQVIDRLNALFVQAGRTIEGYNRGDELSRSVETTLRDIQQAASALEKLARTIERNPNSLLLGR
- a CDS encoding membrane integrity-associated transporter subunit PqiC, which codes for MTLIKPIAAAAALAILAACGAPNRIAVQPPAISETVGIGYRSVEVKDVSLPSYASADEIAQQAPDGTLITSKVLWADSPDRAIGLELSRNLARLTRARIASEPWPFEEAAAATLDVRFTDLVAGTDGVFRATGQYFVGVYQGRERSGVFDLAVAYDPKGGPTAIAQARGQIILDLAKYLAREGLR
- the smpB gene encoding SsrA-binding protein SmpB; this encodes MAQVKSSSKSDPNYKVIAENRRARFDYAIEDDVECGIMLEGSEVKSLRMGGSNIAESYAAVEDGELWLVNSYIAPYKQAKTFGHEERRRRKLLVSRKQLAEMWNATQRKGMTLVPMVMYFNHRGMAKIKIGIAKGKKLHDKREDAAKRDWSRQKSRLLKDHG
- a CDS encoding P-II family nitrogen regulator, producing MKLIIATIKPFKLEEVREALTDAGVRGLMVTEIKGFGAQSGHTEIYRGAEYVVNFVPKVKLELVVADSVADQMVEVISKTAQTGKIGDGKIFVLDVEQAVRVRTGETGEDAL
- a CDS encoding paraquat-inducible protein A, giving the protein MELSGTSQKTVTAREAGLVACTRCGRAWPLGTADCGRCGAKLVSRDAHSLQRVWALWIVGMMCYFPANMYPMLLSRQLFSVDESTIIGGAVDLAHHGAYGIAAIILIASVVIPLGKFWAIAFLAVSVRQHRGFASHRRLLMYEVVEYIGRWSMIDIFVVAILSALVQLKGLATITPGPAAFFFALSVIFTMLSAQAFDPRMIWDAQPNDNEASDNG
- a CDS encoding amino acid aminotransferase, whose translation is MFETLKQQPADKILALMQMYKEDPRDTKIDLGVGVYKDATGLTPVMRAIKAAEHQLWETQDSKVYTGLAGDPAFGDAMIDLVLGDVVPRANIAAAATPGGTGACRQAFELIQMANPDARVFVSNPTWPNHISMLGYLGVEVVHYRYFDEETRGVDFDGLIADLKTAKKGDVVLLHGCCHNPTGANLNSSEWDEVIKVLLETGATPMIDIAYQGFGDGLDEDAAATRKVVASVPECIIAASCSKNFGIYRERTGLLMVVSADSSAQALNQGTLAFLNRQNFSFPPDHGARLVTMILNDPALRADWQAELEEVRQSMLGLRQQLAAELQRLSGSDRFGFLAQHRGMFSRLGTSPEMVEALRVEHGIYMVGDSRMNIAGLNAQTVPILAKAIVDTGV
- the sseA gene encoding 3-mercaptopyruvate sulfurtransferase; translated protein: MTDDPKTLVSTEWLAKHLKDPDLRVIDASWYLPTEERDPKAEYDAAHIPGARFFDIEEISDARSSLPHMAPPVEKFMSRMRAMGVGDGHQIVVYDGAGIMSAPRVWWLFKLMGQENVAVLDGGFPKWLAEERPTEDMPPIPRDRHMTVRFQNHLVRDVTQVAHASKLGSPQIVDARAAARFRGEAPEPREGLRAGHIPKSRNVPFGTLLNADQTMKSVDESRAVFEAAGVDMGKPVITSCGSGVTAAVLALALERLGHHDWALYDGSWAEWGMFPTVPIATGDA